Within the Pseudarthrobacter sp. W1I19 genome, the region CTGCAAGGTCAGCGACGTAAGCATCGTCAACAACAGCGTGAATGCGGTCGAACGTCGCGGTCCCCACTGCGTAAATGTCACGAACCCGGCTGCCGAGCTCTACTAGAGATTCCGGTGTGAACCCTTGCAGTCGGATCTGTGCTGCTCGCGGGTTGTCGAATCGCGCGTCGGTTGCGAAGTCCGTCTGCAGCCGCTGGGCGAGTGGAGCCAGCCGCTGGACTCCCTGTTGCCCGTCGTAGAACGCGGGCGTGCCCGTCATAAGGAGGTACAGGCCCGGGTAGCGTCCACTGTCAACTTCGTCCATGAGCTGGCGCAACGCGTTGAGCGACTTCTCGCGCACATCGGACCGCATCCTTTGCAGTGTCTCGACTTCATCCAGGACGAGAACGAGCCCGGCGTAGTCCGAGTCGCGCAGTACCGTCAGGAGCCCTTGAAGGAATCCGAGGGCGCCAAAATGGTCGAGCTCGCCTCGCACTCCAGCGGAACGGCGGGCACTGGCAGACACATGGGGCTGACCACCAAGCCAGGCCAAAAGGGCATCCGCCTCGGCGTTTTCCGCGGCAGCACTCATCTGGCGGTAAGCACGCAGCGCCATGGCGAACGCGGGCGCTTCCTTCGACACCGATGCAAGGCGCTTTTCTAGCAACTCGTCAGTTCGACTCTCGAGGTCAGCGGCGTCAGCGGGGCCGGCTCCTTGAGCATCCTGCCCGAGCACGTACAGCCAACCATCAACGACATCGCCGAAAGCTCCGCTGGCGACAGTCGGCGTCGAAAGGTTTTCGACGACACGCCGGTACACCTTTTCCAGCTTGTACAGCGGCGTCTCGGTCTCTGAAATTTGAATCTCGGCAGTAGCGAAGTTCATCTTCTTCGCGCGCTCGGTGAGCCAACGGGAGAAGAACGTCTTACCGGAGCCGTATTCACCGCGCACCGCCTTAAACTGCGCTGCACCCTGCTTGACTGAACTCAGCTCTTCGTCAATTGCCGCCTTGAAGCTGCCGAGTCCTACGGCCATGACCTCAAGACCCTGTTGGGGCACGGTTCCGCGGCGCAAAGCGTCTATGATTTCACGACGACGTCGAGGACTGATCGCCACATCCGTCATCCTGCGACTCCGAACTGATCCTTGAGCAGATCGACGTCGAGCCGCAGCGTCTCACCGTCACTGTCGTAGGACAAGATGTCGTAGCCCTCAACGTTCAACAAACGTTTAACCACGGCCAGCCCTTGTCCTATTGAGGCGTAGGGCAGCCCGGCGGCGGACGCTACTGTCTCCTGGTGCGCTCGCCCACCTCGATCAATTAAGGTGCGCAGCACCGCCTCCACAAGCGGCGCTGCTCCTGCTGCTGCACGCCCGGCGAGCCTCATTTGGGCGCTGTACACCTTCGAAGCAAGTACTCGTTTAAGGAGGTCAGTCGCAGGCGCCACCTCGGGAGCTCTTGGCTCCTCCAATTCGAATAACGTGAACGCTGATTCCTTGGCCGCGGGCTTTTTGCGGGACTTCTTCGCGGGAGCGGCCGTAGGCGCCGGCAATGTCTCGAGGACCGGATCATTCCACCAGGCCGGCGCCTGAGGTGGGGCCGGCTCCCAGCCTTCCGGCGCGGTCTGCGCCAGTGACCGCTGGTACACCAGTACTGGGACGGTCAGCTCGGCCAGTGACGCACCGCCATGGTAGCCGGCCCTGGCAGGCCCGAACCGCGCGTCATCACGCCACAGCAGTACTGCTTCGCCGGCGTCGAGCGCAACACGCGGTCCGCTGACCAGTACCTCGCCATCCCGAGGCGGACCTGATGCTGTCGGTCGCCAGCGAGCGTCACCACCCGCCAGCGTGGAAAGCATTTCGGTCTGCCGCTCCACGACGTGGCCATGGTCGGAAGTGAGCACTACGGCGCGTCCAGCGATTGATGCGGCGTTCAGCAGTGCACGCAAGGGTTCCAGGTCTGCCATTACCCATGCCCGGCCAGCGGTGTCGTTCTTATGCGTCGCGTCGTCTATCGCATTGATGACCACGCCGACTACAGGGACGCTTGGGTCTGCAATCGCCGAGGCGACACCTTCCTCTAATTGAGATCCCCCGGCAGCGCGCAACTCGCCCTTATGGAACATCCTCGCGCCAGGGAATGCCATTGCGATGCCGGCCTTCTCCGTTGCCGAATTTCCGTTGCGAATTTCGCCGCACAACAGGCTTGTGCGCGAGATCCCCGTCATCGACGGCAGCGCGGCCACGGCAGCAAGCCGGCGCTTCGACGAGGGTACCCATTCCACGAGACCCGAACGACCTACCTCGGTGGCGAGATCGATGGCTACTGCGGCGCTCATCCCGTCCAATACCACTAGAAGCACCCCGCCGTGGGACTTCCAGGGGCCAACGACGGCGCGTAGAACATTTTCGATTCCAAGCGCTGGTCCATTGCTCAAGACTTCGGCGATGGAATGCTCGGCGGGCGAATCCCCCAGGTGTGCCGCGGCTACCTCATCACGCCGACGGCGGCGGGCGCGTGCCCGCTCAATTAGCCTCCCGTAGGCAGCGCCCACCTCGGCATCTGACGAGCCGCTCCACAACACGCCGATCGCGGCGTCCACCCACGCGCCATCGTCAAGTTGTCTCTGCAGATCTGCCGCGAGACTGTGCAGCTCTGACTCCGGCGATGCCAACCATCGGGAAAGCCGCACGGCCATCCGCGGCGCAAGATCCTGACCAGCTAGGGTGGCCTCACGGTGGTCAAGTACCGCCGCCAAGGCTTCCTCAGCACCGGAACCGTCATCGAGTGCCTTGCCAAGCGCCCGTAACCGACTGATGAATCCGGGACGCAGGATCGCCGACTGGTCAGCCCCGCCGGGCCAGCCAAGATTTTCGCGGAGCAGGGCCTCGGCCTGGTCTAGGACCACTCCCAGCCGCCCTTCAGGATCGCCCTCCCGCGACAGGCGTAGAACAGCAGCAGCCGAGGTGTTGGCAATTTCCCGTGCCTGCAGCGGGGTAATAGATCTGCCGCCCGCGTATCGCTCGAGCAACCGGGTGCGGGCTGCAACCTGCTCCTCAGTAAGATCCCCGGGGGGATGAGGCCACAGCACATCGATGGCCAGCCCGAGCGCGAGAGGCTTAACGAGCCCGGAAGGCGCTGCGGCGGTGCGCAGCGCGAACCCGGCGGCAGTGCCGTACTCCTGCTCAGCCCACTCGACCAGGTGGCCCTGCAATTTCTGATCCACAGCAGCCCAGGATGCCCGGGACTCACTGCTCAACGCACTGAGGATGACAACCCCATCGAGGTCACCTGAGCCGATCTCCAGCAGGTGTGCGAGCAGGCCGCCGATGGCATGCCCGGCGCTCACGGCCAAGTCAGGCGACGGCGACCATCCTCCAACAGGCTCGTGGTCAAGCAGAGCCGTAGCTGCCCATTCCAGCCGGCGCAGCTCGCGACTGACTTCCCGCGCTCCGCCGAAGAGAGCCGGGATACTCCCCCACTCATCAGGGTCTTCGACTTGCTGCCGGTAGGCCCGGGCCAGCACCGTGTCGCCAAGGTCGGCGCGCGGCCGGTCGGTCAGCACTACCAGGTACTCGTCGTCCGCTTGAGCAGCGTAGGCGTCAAGTATCGCGAGCTGGGAGATACCCTCAACGACCCTCACGCTCTGACCATCGACAGCCAAGGTACCGCCGTGCCAGCGCGGCTGAGCACGCATTACGAGCACCCGCGCGTCACCACCCTTGCTGATGAGCTCAGCAGCACGCGACCGCACCAACGCCTCAGAAACGGCAACGGCGCGGGTCGGCTCGCTTGCAATGCTGATCACTCCCACCTCCAACTCACCCGTAGTTTCTTGCCCTCGACTGGATTGGCAAGTTCCTCGCTGATCTTCTGCCCAATCGCTTGAACCTCAACCACGCGGGCGACAACCTGGCTTTTTTCACTGAGTCGCTGCCGTTCGCGTTCCTCCTCCTCAAGAAGGATTCGGTTGAGCTCGGCGAGTTTCCGGTGAATTTCGGCCTCTCGCTCCTCCTGCTCCCGACGCTGGGCATCGAGAGACGCTTGCTCCTGCTGCAACTCTGCCTCACGAGCCGCGCGCTCTGCAGCCGCTTTGCGGTCAGCCTCGTCCCGCTGCCTTTGAGCTTCCTCCCGAGCATGCCGTTCTGCTTCCTCCCGACGGCACCGCTCAGCTTCATCCCGTTGGCGGCGCTCAATCTCGTCGGGGTCCTCAAGCAGAGCCTCTGTCGCTGCGTGCGCTGCAGCTTCAAGGGCCGGTTTGAGCGGGGCATGCAGCTCCGCTTGGGATGCGGCCTCGCGCAGCTGAGCCAGCGCCTGGGCGGCGCGCTCGCCACCCAGCGAGGGCAGCTTGTCGATGAGCCCCCAGTTCGCACCACGGATGGCAGCCACAATGTCACCCGCAGCGCTGATTGATTTCGCTATGGTTTGCGGCTCGGCTGGCAGGTCGAACTGGGCAAGGGCCTCGATCCTCGCCACCGGCCCGTTGGCCGCGGAAAGGACGGCGATTAAGTCCCGCGCGCGCTTAATGCTCTGCCATCGCGGTGCAATTTCGGTGAGTCCAAGTGTCTCAAAGTGCGCGGTCAGCTCCGTCGCCGCGTTCTCGGTAGCCTGGACCGCCGGACGGACCCTGCTCACTAGCCCGTCACTGACGCGTTCCACGGCTGCTGTCGATAGGTGATACTCGTCTGCGCCCACTCCGAAAAGTGTTTTAGCACGAGTAAGCGCGATTTGCCACTCCTCCTCCGACGGCAGCAGGGGCTCACGCAGCAGCATGTCCGGAGCCAGGCCACCGATTCCAGGCTCAGCCGTGCGTGCCCCGGCCCGGTGCCACTCGCGGTCGGTGATCTTGGCCCATGCCAGGACCAGGAGGTCCATGGTGTCCATCGTCATGCCACGCTCGGCCAGCAAACCGCGCAGGGTTCCGACTGTCACATCGCCAGTGCCCGCGGCGCGGGTGAACTCATCAAAGAACGCAAAGTGCTGTGCATCAAGCGCGTAAGTGGTTTCGCGCAGTGCACCTATGCCATAAGCGGTCACTAGGCGGCGTACACGGGTTCCGGCAGCCCGGTCGACATTGGGCAGCCGACCTCCGGCGTCCACGGCTTTGCGTGCCAGTTCCAGAACGGCGTTGAGCTCCGCTCTGCGGACCTCCTCCATGCCACGCTCAATCTCCGGGTGCTTGGGGTACCGGGCAGTCAACGCCGAGCCGAGCACGCTCGTGACGGCATCCCGCAAGGTCGCTACCGAGGGCTGGGTCGCTGTGAACCCGTCAGCAAGGGTGACAAAGTTGGGCCCGGAAACGAAGGTCCCAAGGTTCTCCTCATTTCTAGCGTCCACTCCATAGGCTTGGCGCAGCAGGGCGGCAAGCTGACTGCGCAGCGAGTCACGCTGCCCCGTCAGAAGCCGGCGGGCCGGCTCCCGGTCGCCGACCGGGAGGTTTGCGGCATATTGGTCGAACCGGTCACCGGTCAGCAAGTACTCGAGCTGGACGAGTTTGCCCACGTCCTCCATTCGCTGTGCCGTCAGAAAATGCGGGATCCACGCGATTGTGTCGCTGACCACACCGTCCTGCCGAAGCGTGTACATACGCTCGACATCATCCGACGGTCCGCGGTCATCCATGTCGTCAAAGGGGAAGTCGATCACGAGCTTCCATCGTCCGTCTGAGGCCTTGAGCGCCTCGACAGGGAGGGCGGCCTTGTCCCGGACGTTCCCGAAAACGACGTCGACCGTTCGTTTCTGGCCTCGCCAGATGTGGTCGAGCGCGTACTCGCCCGCGTACGACCCCGTGGTAACGGCGTTGATTTCAGCGATTACCGTGTCACGGATAAGGCGGCGGCGGTTCGCGTGGGAGTCCTCCTGCGTGACATGTGCGAGGATCGCGTCGAAGTCCACGCCGGTCAGCTGAAGGCTGATCACCGGGTCCGCCGTTGAGCCGACCGTAATTTCCGAAAACTTGGCCTGCCATTCAGTGGCCAGGGTCACGACCTGCCCGGACACATTGCCGCCGAACATTGACACGACGCTGCCGAAGTTGAGCGCGGCGAGCTTGGATGCCGTCAGGTCCTTCAGCGACGTGGCCCCCGGGGCGATGGCCGCGACAAGAAGGGTCTTGGCGAGGCGGTCCTCGCGGCGGAACGAGTCGTTGCGGTCGAGGTTTCGGGCGTCCGCGTCGCTGACTTGGTGTTTGTCCAGCAGGTATGGGCGCATCTTTCCACGGTAGAAGGACGATGCGGCCTCAAAGACCTTGACCATGTCGTCGGTCAGAGGCTTGGCGTCGCCGAGCACGATGGCGTCGAACAGGTCACCGACCGGGATGACGTCTCCGACAGTCAGCTCATCACGCCCGCGGTACAGCAGCTCGCTCATGATTTTCAGCGCGGTGCGTTCGCGTTGCATGATCGCCGACAGCGCGACCATGGCGTCCACGAGCGCCGGGGAGAACGGATAAACCTTTTCGAAGTCCACGGCTCCCGAGCCGACTGAATCCGTCAGCAGGTGCTTCCAGTCTGTCGGATTTGCCCGCACCCTTGCAACGGCGGCGGCCAGCGACATTTTGCCGGTCTCGGACGCCGGCGACAGCAGGCGTTTGTTGACGATCTCTGGAAGGTCCGCGGCGGCAAGGGTAATTTTGTCGAATCGATCTTCCCACCACTGAAACGAATCTTCCAGGGCGACTTGCTCTGCGCCGACGTTGCCGCCGCCCAGGAACTCCTTCAGTGCTCGCTGCCGCGCGACGAACGAGATCATCGGGATCGCCATCTGCCCCGAACCGGTTTCGACAAGCTTGGCTACCTTGGAGGTCTCGTTTTGGATGAAAGCCGAGTCGCGCAGGTGGTTGGCGAGCCACAGCACCAGTTCATCAAGAAACAGCACTAAGCCGTCATAGCCGAGCCCTTTGGCATGCTCCGTCATGATCCGGAGCCCCTGATCGATCGGAAGCCAGGCCGAGGTGGAGGTGTAGGCCTCGAAATAAGTCTCTACCAACGTGGCGGCCACCGCCTGCCGGTCCCGTTCGCTTGCGGTGCCAGCGGCCGCCGCGTCCAGCTCCGCCGCCGTCAGCCCTCCCCCGCTCAGGGTCCCCAGCACCGGGTCGAGGTCAGAGGCAAACTTCGAGAAGAACAGCTCATCCCCCATCTGCGCCCGGAGACCCTGCGCGTTCTGGAACAGCAGGTCGCTCTGGTGCAGCACCGGCAGCGTCGCCGTGGGGTGCCTCGCCTTGACAGTGTTGATGTACCCCCCAAACAGGGCACCCTCAAAGGAATTGGCCCCGATGAGGTGATAATCGACCGCGAGGAACTTCCTTGCCAGGACGTCTGAGTGTTCGGCCACGACCGCTTGCAATCCCTGCAGCGCCCGTGCCTGCGGGTTTCCGCTCAGTAGCAAGTGCATCACAGCCATGTAGTGGGACTTACCGGCACCGAACGAGCCATGGATGAACGCCCCTTTGGCGTTGCCCCGGGTAAGCGCGGACTTTACGAGCGTCAGGCCCTCTCCGAACGCCTCGGCGATTTTCTCCGTGACGACGTAGTCCTTGAGGGTTTGCTCGGCGGCCGGCACGCCCTCGTGGATGCGCATGACGAAGTCATCGTCGTGGACTGCCTCGGGTACGTGGATCGCGTCGCGCAGCATCATCGTCAAGGCGCCTGCGGTTGGAGTGCTCATTGGTTGAAATTCCCGTTCATCAGATACTTTGTCCCTCGTCTACTACTGTGTGTGCATCCAAAGTTCATTAGGTGCTACGACGGCGCCCGCGCGTCGCCGCCGGCGGTCGCCACGCGTTGACGTCGTCGCGCGTCAGCTGCAGCTGTGCCAGGAGCTGGTCGATCTGGCTGGTGACCGCTTGGGCTGCACTGGACCCGAACTCCGGTTCCAGCTCCGTGTGCCACTGGTGTAGCCACGGCTCGAGCTCGACCAGCCCGGCAACCATGGGTACCAAGGTTTCGTTCGACGCACCGAGGGCTTGCTGGTTCATGATCTCTCGGACCAGCGCAACCGCCTGGTCTCGGTGACTCCATCCTGCCCAGCCAAGCACAGAGCTGTTATCTCCCTCGCGTCCGACGCCCGGATACAGCACAAACCGCTCCTTGGGCACATCCAGCTTGCCGCGGGCCTTCCAGTACTCAACTTTCTGAAAGTCCGGCGTCGAGTACTTCGGCGGAACCGGGATTTTGACTTCCTCCCCCGCGTCCTCGCGCCGCTGCAGATCCCAGACCGCCTGCCACTCGCGAAACTTCTCCATGCCGGAGGGCTTGAACCGATAGGCCGCCAAGTAGGGAACGGCTTCGACGGGGGCCAAAGACCCGATTACAGCCCCGAGATCTGGTTCAGGATTGCCCGTTAGCACTCGGACCAGCTCAGCCAGGCCCTCTTCGCTCCGTAATAGGTCCGCCAGCTGGGCAACCGAACGGGTACTGGGCCCTTGGAGATCCCGCCACAGCTCGGGGTCCTCAAGTCGGTCTAGAATCGCCGCCTCCAATGCCTCCCGGAGCTGCTTGTCCCACGGGACAGTCGCCCACCGGCGCTTGTACTCCGGGCGCTCAAGCAGACGAATGCTTCGGTCCGACTCTATGAGCGCAAGCCGCTTTTGCACGAGCGCTCGGTAGTCCGCGGGCCATTCCAAGGGGACTTCGCGCACCGGAATCGATCCGTGCCTCTCGAACCAGGCGGCCCCATCTTCGCCTTCCTCGATGCTTTGAGCCAGCGCGATTTCGAATGCCCGCTCTCCCAGGGAGATCTTGTCGACAGACCAACCGTCATACGTCATCGGCTCGTCCACGAGGCCGTAAATCTCGTACGTTTCCCAATCCAGCTCCTCCTGTTCGAACACTAGACGTTTACGAAACATCGACCACTGTTCATAGGCCTGAACCAGCGCGTCTTCAGGCTCTTCACCCTTGACACTTCCCCTGCCCCAGTCGGCCACGACGGCACGTGGAGCCAAGGAGTCCAGCGCCCTCGCTAGCCCGTCAATCAATGTCGATCGCCGCCCAGGCAGCACCGCCGGCAACGGGAACTGTCCTACTTTGGTGCCATTGAACTGGTAGAAATCCTCCCAAGGGATGGTGGTCTGACGGGCGCCATTAGAATCAACACTAGAACCCTTGTTGTGCGCCACCTGCTTCAGCCAGAAACACGCCACCGAGCTGTTGAGTATGCCGAGCAGCTCGAGGTGCTGCGCCTCTGTCGCACCGTCCGGCAGCTTGATCACGGGCGCCGTCTGTTTGAACACCTTCGCTCCGCGGTCGAGCACGAAGTGGTTATGCGTCGCTACCTCCGCGAGGGTGATGGCCGGTCCCTCAACGCGGTCGAGGCCGATTTGATGCCACTCCCACCAAGTGCGCCCTTCTTGGCGGTACGTGTTCTTGGAAAACGTTGCTCTGTTCCAAGCCTCAGTGCGAACGGGCCACACCCACCTATACGCGCCAGGGAAATCATGGATGTCGAGCAACTCCCGCGAGTTGTACGGAAAAAAGACATGATCACCACGGTTGATGCCATGGTCACGGACAAGGTCTCCCGTCACCAGGCAGCGGACAAGGTCGGTCTCGACCCCCCTCCTAGCAAACGCATCACGCGGCGCCAGAAAGGCGTCGTCGATATTGGTCATCCCCATCACTCCGACGAGCCGGACTGCCGCCGCAAGCTTTTGAGCGGCCCCGTCTTCGAGAACCTTTTTCAGGTCACTGGCACCACCGCCGCTGAGCGACCACGGGAACGTGGAAAAGATTTGGCTGGAAAGGTCGCTTACCGAGACGTACAGGCCCTCGAATCCAGCGTGATCGATGTGCTCGATGATCTCGGTCCAGACGAAACCCTTCGACGGATCCTTCGGCCGGCCCGGCTCACCGCGGACGCCGAGGACCGCCCGGACCTCGCCCGCGACAGGTCGGCGTCGCCGTCCGATGAGGATGACGGTCGGCGTGCCGTGGCCGGGAATGTAGGCGCCCGAGGTGTCGATGACGTGGGTCAGGTCGACGGGGTTGTCGAGGTGGTATCCGGCGAAGAGGTCCTCGATGAGCTTTTTGCCGAACTCCCGTTTCATGAACGAGTTGGACGTGATCTGCCCGACGTGCCCGGCGCCTTGCCCTGCTCCGCCCTGGATCGCGAGACGGAAGAACAATTCCATGAACGGCACCGACAGCGCATACTTCCCGGCCGCCGTCTTGTAAGCCTCCCGATAGGCTTGGTTGAGGACTTTGTCTTTGACCGTGATGTAGGGCGGGTTTCCCACGACGACGTGGTACCGCCCAGGTTTGAGAATGTCGGTGTATTCGCCGAGGTCCTCGGTGGAGTAGGTATAGGCGTCCTCACCGAAGAGGGCATTAGTGACGCCTTGTTCCCCCAGGAGCGAGTCCCCGATGGCCAGATGGAACCCCCACTCCTCCAGCCCGACCAAAGACTTCTCGCCCGCGGCCAGGATCCCCGCGACCGTGAGACGGAAACGGGCAATAGCCACGGCAAAGGGGTTCAGGTCCACGCCATGGATGGAGTCCATCGCCTTGCGGACCCGCTGCCTGGGATCCATGCCGGGGGCCTCGGCAGCCCACTGTTCGTTGAGGCGCTCGAAAGCCCCGAGCAGGAAGTGACCGGATCCGCAGGTAGGGTCGATGACCTTGAGTCCGTCGACGCCGAACTCGGCGATCGCGGGCGTCAGGGTGCGGTCGAGGATGAATTCTTCAACAAACACCGGCGTCTGCAGCAGCGCGTAAGTTTTCTTCGCATGATCCGACAGGTCCTGGTACAGGTCACCCAGGAAACGGGTGTCCAGATCCGGGTCGGTGAAGTCATGCACCAGCACGCCGTCGCCGCGAGTGCGGCGCCAGAAGCCAACGAGCCCCTTAGCGGCCTCGGCGCTGATCTCCGCGGTCCAAACCGGATTATGCCGGGGATCGACAAGAGCTGCCCCGGCGGGCTGGGCAGCCAGCACCCGGAACGACTGTTGCAGCCAGTCACGGTCATGATGACTTCTGTTGACGCGAAAATACGCAGTCTGGTTCTCCCGGGCGCGGAGGACCCGGTCACCAGGCCCGGCGATCCAGCTGACCGGGACCGGCACGCCGTCCAGGACGGCACCCATGAGCAGATCGTTGTCCTCACAGAACCGGACAAACGTCGTCGCAAGAACCCATGCGACAGCCGCCTGATCAACCTCGTTGTCCCGCCACACCGACCACGACAGACCCGTGCGCTCACGCTTCACCGCCTCCGCATGCTCACGCTGCAAGGCAGCGCCCCACACGGTGCCTGGGTCATCGGCCCGCGACTTCAGGTCAGCCTGCAACACCCGCAACTGAACCTTGAGATCGGAAAGAAGGGCGGAAGAGTCAATCATGAACGGTCTCCGGAACGCTGCATAAATTCGGTGGTCATATCGTCGCCAAGCTGCGCCAAAGTATTGGCGTTATCCACGTTTACGGCCGCGGACAGGCGGTGGCGGTCGCCACGCGTTGACGTCGTCCCGGGTCAGCTGCAGTTGTGCCAGGAGCTGGTCTATCTGGCTGGTGACCGCTTGTGCTGCACTGGACCCGAATTCCGGTTCGAGCTCGGTGTGCCACTGGTGCAGCCACGGCTCCAGCTCGACGAGCCCGGCAACCATCGGCACCAGAGCTTCCTCCGCCACGCCGATGGCCTGCTGGTTCATGATCTCGCGGACCAGCGCAACCGCCTGGTCACGGTGGCTCCAGCCGGCCCAGCCGAGTACAAGGCTGCTGTCTCCCTCGCGTCCGACGCCCGGATACAGTACAAACCTTTCTTTGGGAACATCAAGCTTTCCGCGGGCCTTCCAGTACTCAACCTTTTGGTAATCCGCCGCCGAGTACTTGTCTGGAATTTGAATTGTGACCTTGTTCCCGGCGTCCTCGCGCCGCTGCAGATCCCAAACCCTCTGCCACTCATTGTATTTCTCGAGGCCCGAGGGTTTGTACCGGTAAGCCGCCAAAAAAGGGACCGCTTGGGTGCTTGTCAAAGACCCAATTACCGCCACAAGATCTGGTTCTTGACTGCCCGTCAACTCTCGTGCTAATTGGAGCAGGAACTGATCGTGACGGAGCATGTCGGCAAGCTGGGCCACCGAGCGCGTGGTAGTTCCCTGGTGGTCGCGCCACAGTTTTGCATCCTCGAGGTGGTCGAGTATCGCTGCGTGCAGTGAATCTCGGAGCTGCTCCTCCCAAGGAGCAGTTGCCCAACGACGCTTGTACTCTGGACGTTCAAGCATGCGGATCTTCCAGTCCGACTCTAGGATAGCTAGCCGCTTCTCCACGAGAACTCGGTAGTCCTCAGGCCAGTCCGCGGGCACGTCATTCAGCTGCGTCAATCCGTGCCTTTCAAACCAAGCTGATTGCTCTTCGCCACCATCAATGCGCCGAGCCAGCGCAATTTCAAACGCCCGCTGCCCACTGTGAATAAGCTCCATCGATGAACCACTGTAAGTCATCGGTTCATCGACAAGTTCGTAGAGAGCGTATGTTTCCCAGTCCAACTCTTCCTGCTCGAAAACCATTCTTTGGACGGCATAGGCCCATCGACGCTCGGACCGCTCAATCAGCTCAGCAAGACTTTCTGTCCGCCCTTCAGAGACCCATTTCGCAACTATGTTGGAGGGAGAAACCATCTCCCGCTGTTGCGCCAGCTCGTCGAGCACGCCCCCACGAATGCCTGGTAGCTTATCCGGCAACGGGTACTCTTTTAGCTTCGTGCCTGTAAATTCATAGCGCCAGCCCCA harbors:
- the pglZ gene encoding BREX-2 system phosphatase PglZ, with the translated sequence MISIASEPTRAVAVSEALVRSRAAELISKGGDARVLVMRAQPRWHGGTLAVDGQSVRVVEGISQLAILDAYAAQADDEYLVVLTDRPRADLGDTVLARAYRQQVEDPDEWGSIPALFGGAREVSRELRRLEWAATALLDHEPVGGWSPSPDLAVSAGHAIGGLLAHLLEIGSGDLDGVVILSALSSESRASWAAVDQKLQGHLVEWAEQEYGTAAGFALRTAAAPSGLVKPLALGLAIDVLWPHPPGDLTEEQVAARTRLLERYAGGRSITPLQAREIANTSAAAVLRLSREGDPEGRLGVVLDQAEALLRENLGWPGGADQSAILRPGFISRLRALGKALDDGSGAEEALAAVLDHREATLAGQDLAPRMAVRLSRWLASPESELHSLAADLQRQLDDGAWVDAAIGVLWSGSSDAEVGAAYGRLIERARARRRRRDEVAAAHLGDSPAEHSIAEVLSNGPALGIENVLRAVVGPWKSHGGVLLVVLDGMSAAVAIDLATEVGRSGLVEWVPSSKRRLAAVAALPSMTGISRTSLLCGEIRNGNSATEKAGIAMAFPGARMFHKGELRAAGGSQLEEGVASAIADPSVPVVGVVINAIDDATHKNDTAGRAWVMADLEPLRALLNAASIAGRAVVLTSDHGHVVERQTEMLSTLAGGDARWRPTASGPPRDGEVLVSGPRVALDAGEAVLLWRDDARFGPARAGYHGGASLAELTVPVLVYQRSLAQTAPEGWEPAPPQAPAWWNDPVLETLPAPTAAPAKKSRKKPAAKESAFTLFELEEPRAPEVAPATDLLKRVLASKVYSAQMRLAGRAAAGAAPLVEAVLRTLIDRGGRAHQETVASAAGLPYASIGQGLAVVKRLLNVEGYDILSYDSDGETLRLDVDLLKDQFGVAG
- a CDS encoding DUF6079 family protein, whose product is MSTPTAGALTMMLRDAIHVPEAVHDDDFVMRIHEGVPAAEQTLKDYVVTEKIAEAFGEGLTLVKSALTRGNAKGAFIHGSFGAGKSHYMAVMHLLLSGNPQARALQGLQAVVAEHSDVLARKFLAVDYHLIGANSFEGALFGGYINTVKARHPTATLPVLHQSDLLFQNAQGLRAQMGDELFFSKFASDLDPVLGTLSGGGLTAAELDAAAAGTASERDRQAVAATLVETYFEAYTSTSAWLPIDQGLRIMTEHAKGLGYDGLVLFLDELVLWLANHLRDSAFIQNETSKVAKLVETGSGQMAIPMISFVARQRALKEFLGGGNVGAEQVALEDSFQWWEDRFDKITLAAADLPEIVNKRLLSPASETGKMSLAAAVARVRANPTDWKHLLTDSVGSGAVDFEKVYPFSPALVDAMVALSAIMQRERTALKIMSELLYRGRDELTVGDVIPVGDLFDAIVLGDAKPLTDDMVKVFEAASSFYRGKMRPYLLDKHQVSDADARNLDRNDSFRREDRLAKTLLVAAIAPGATSLKDLTASKLAALNFGSVVSMFGGNVSGQVVTLATEWQAKFSEITVGSTADPVISLQLTGVDFDAILAHVTQEDSHANRRRLIRDTVIAEINAVTTGSYAGEYALDHIWRGQKRTVDVVFGNVRDKAALPVEALKASDGRWKLVIDFPFDDMDDRGPSDDVERMYTLRQDGVVSDTIAWIPHFLTAQRMEDVGKLVQLEYLLTGDRFDQYAANLPVGDREPARRLLTGQRDSLRSQLAALLRQAYGVDARNEENLGTFVSGPNFVTLADGFTATQPSVATLRDAVTSVLGSALTARYPKHPEIERGMEEVRRAELNAVLELARKAVDAGGRLPNVDRAAGTRVRRLVTAYGIGALRETTYALDAQHFAFFDEFTRAAGTGDVTVGTLRGLLAERGMTMDTMDLLVLAWAKITDREWHRAGARTAEPGIGGLAPDMLLREPLLPSEEEWQIALTRAKTLFGVGADEYHLSTAAVERVSDGLVSRVRPAVQATENAATELTAHFETLGLTEIAPRWQSIKRARDLIAVLSAANGPVARIEALAQFDLPAEPQTIAKSISAAGDIVAAIRGANWGLIDKLPSLGGERAAQALAQLREAASQAELHAPLKPALEAAAHAATEALLEDPDEIERRQRDEAERCRREEAERHAREEAQRQRDEADRKAAAERAAREAELQQEQASLDAQRREQEEREAEIHRKLAELNRILLEEEERERQRLSEKSQVVARVVEVQAIGQKISEELANPVEGKKLRVSWRWE
- the brxD gene encoding BREX system ATP-binding protein BrxD, which translates into the protein MAISPRRRREIIDALRRGTVPQQGLEVMAVGLGSFKAAIDEELSSVKQGAAQFKAVRGEYGSGKTFFSRWLTERAKKMNFATAEIQISETETPLYKLEKVYRRVVENLSTPTVASGAFGDVVDGWLYVLGQDAQGAGPADAADLESRTDELLEKRLASVSKEAPAFAMALRAYRQMSAAAENAEADALLAWLGGQPHVSASARRSAGVRGELDHFGALGFLQGLLTVLRDSDYAGLVLVLDEVETLQRMRSDVREKSLNALRQLMDEVDSGRYPGLYLLMTGTPAFYDGQQGVQRLAPLAQRLQTDFATDARFDNPRAAQIRLQGFTPESLVELGSRVRDIYAVGTATFDRIHAVVDDAYVADLAGAVAGELGGRTGVAPRVFLKKLVADVLDRVDQFPEFDPRKHYELTLSVSELTDVEREAQTRGDLRAASSVDDVDIGF